The Caenorhabditis elegans chromosome I genome includes the window CTATTGGCCTTGGCCCTGAAAATCGTTCATTTCTCCactttttctttaaagttTGAGTTAGCAGCTCTCCAGTTAGgttatttttatatgtatatatatatatttatccCTTATCTCATTCTCGAAATGACAGATAGTTATTTATTAACAATCTGGCTATTTGCTACTTCCCttatttattcattattttaaaaacaaacaaaacttGCCTGTTTCTCTCATTTCCATCTgacaaaaatgtgattttcacCCGGGTCGAACAAAAGTCTCAAAAATGCTTTCaccttcatcatcatcatgatTTTTGAGACAATACCATTTTCAACTATGacccaacaattttcaaccaGTATCTCAATCAATTCACCCTTATTCAAATGTTCATTCATATTTCTCATTCAATTCGTAATATTTACgtatattcatattttttcttatctATGTGTTTTGTTCAACTATTTTCTATTCATCGATCTCTCAATTTCAACTGtgattgtttctttttcacggtttatcaaatttcaaacaaatctgCGACAACTCTCCAATTACTGCCGAAATGAACGATTTTTCAccagttttcttaaaattataatattaacatctataaatttttcaacaaactaAAGATTACACGACCAGggctagaaaattgaatgtgTGGTTTTTTGAC containing:
- the T21G5.2 gene encoding uncharacterized protein (Confirmed by transcript evidence), with the protein product MIFETIPFSTMTQQFSTSISINSPLFKCSFIFLIQFVIFTYIHIFSYLCVLFNYFLFIDLSISTVIVSFSRFIKFQTNLRQLSNYCRNERFFTSFLKIIILTSINFSTN